In Anoplopoma fimbria isolate UVic2021 breed Golden Eagle Sablefish chromosome 7, Afim_UVic_2022, whole genome shotgun sequence, the DNA window GTTTAttgtggctaatgttagcaaatgTTCAGAAACACTTACAGATATTGGTGGAAATAACAGACAATTTTCTATGACTTGATGTCACTGTATGGTTGATGATGTGGTTAGCCTAGCATAGCAtcaagactggaagcagggggaatcCGCTAGCCTGGGATTGTTCATGAATACACCTACCAACACCTCTAGAGCTAACAGATTAACAAACTGTATGTCATTGTTTATGCGAGTCATTTTACACAAGTTTTTTGTCAGACGActacttttgttttgcaaaatggACTTTTAGTTTAATTGAAATTTAAAATCAGATGTCAGATTTTCCCCAAAGCCCAAGAATACAACTCAATAActtaatacatacatacatacacatacatacatatatatatacatatatatacatacatatatacatacatatatatatacatacatatatatatatatatatatatatatatacatatatatacatatatatatatatatatatatatatacatacatacgtatatatacatgtatatatatgtatgtatgtatgtatatatatgtatgtatatatacatatgtatgtatgtatgtatatgtatacttttgttttgcaaaatggACTTTTAGTTTAATTGAAATTTAAAATCAGATGTCAGATTTTCCCCAAAGCCCAAGAATACAGCTCAATAACTTAATATAAGTTTATGTAATTGAAGCTATAGTGTGCTTTATTTGCCTCGCATTGTGGGTAATCATGTTTCATGTAAACATCTGTTCTTTGaatttgctctctctctctctctctctctctctctctctctctctctctctctctctctctctctctctctctctctctctctctctctctctctctctctatatatatacgtatatatatatatacacacacatatatatatacatatatatatatatatatacatacacatatatacgtatatcatatacatacatatatatacacatacatatatatatacacatacacacacatatatatatacacacacacatatatatatatatacacatatatatatacatatatacatatatatatacatacatatatatatatacatacacatatatacatacatacatatacatatatatatacatatatatacatatatacatacatatatatatacatatatacatatatacatacatatatatatacatatacatatatatatatatatatatatacatatacatatatatacatatatacatatatatatatatacatacatatatacatacatacatatacatatatacatacatatatacatatatatacatacatatatatatacatacatatatatatatacatacatacatatatatatatatatatatatatatatatacatacatacatatatatatatatatatatatatatatacatatatatatatacatatacatatatacatatatatacatatatatacatatatacatatatatatacatatatatatatatacatatatacatatacatatatatagtaccagtcaaaagttcaCCTaatcattcaatggtttttctttatttttatttttttctacattgtagattaatattgaagacatccaaactatgaaggaacacatatggaattatctggtaaacaaacaaatgctcaacaaaccagaatatgttttatattttagtagttgaatgagaaggtgtgtccaaacttttgactggtactgtgtgtgtgtgtgtatatgtatgtatgtatatatatatatatatatatatatatatatatatgtatatatatatataaaacaacataaaacatatgCCAACTGAGCACAGTCCTGCCCAGGCCCTTTCCTCTCCAGTCCCAACATCTCTTCACTGAACCATGacatcatcctctcctcctcacgaTCCACCATACAGACGTAAACTCATACTGCCACCAAGTGTGAGCTCTAGAAACCTCATGCTGAGAGTCCTACCCACCGGCAGAATGCTGGTCCGAGTCCAGCTTCTCCTCTTTCACCTGAGGCGATGGCGCAGGGTCGTATGACCTCTGAACCCCCCCAGGCTCAGGTGGCTCTCCCACCCCGAGCGGATGACCTCCTTGTCGGCGGCGCTCCACAGCAGGGAGTCGGGGTGCTTCTGCCGGATGTGCCTCTTGATGGTGCTGAGCTTTAGGGTGGCCAGCGAGCTGCCGCACACCATGCAGATCATCCCGTGCCGCTGGGGGTCGAAGTCCATCAGGTACTCGCAGCGCCAGTACTCGTGGTAGTAGCGGCGGTGGTCCCGACCCGGGATCCGGCTCAGGCCCGGACGCGAGGCCCTCTGGACCCTGGGCTTACGTCCCGAGGGCCCGGCGGCCGGGGAGAGGAGGAACGGTTGGTCCGGTCCCTCCGTGATGTTCCAGTAGCTGGTACCTGGAGATATGACAGGTGTGACCATGCCAGCTTCTGATTCCTCCTCACCGTGGCCATTGGCAAGACTGTCCTCGTCTGAGACAAGAGACAAAACAGATCAATCCTCTCTACTGCACTGTGAAAATGTCCATCTTAGTCCATATCTTACATTAGGACAAATATTGTTCACATTCGGggaaaacacgcacacacacgtatatatatacacacatacatacatatatacacacaaaagtACCATGTTATGATTAAATTAGgtgttttctcaaaatgtaataatcatTGATGGCTCTTATATtcccctgtttgttttttaacgtCATCACTCTTCATGAAACTTACTTGGTTTGTATACTGCTCAAGTATTTTACGATCATATAACGTTCCATGTTATTTCATTATGGTTCATTCATTCCAATAACTCATTattactgttgttgtttattgaCTGGCGTGATGCGGGCTGTGCCGCCGCTGTCCGCTAGGTGGCGGCTGCGTGTCTCTCGGGTCCGCCTGCCTGCGTGCTGTTGAGCCTTTGTTTATAGGAGCCACAGAGACGGAGGGGCCATGCTGCTCCGCGGCATTGTCCCCGACACGGATTAACCGGCTGTCTGACAATGGGCCCGTTGCTCTGACAGCCACGCAGTCCCACTCTGCGGTGAGAAACACCACGCACTATACCACTCGTTTTCtctctggtttttttttacctcccaAGTCACTCTCCTCTTGCGTCGCTTCCTCCTCTCCGCTTATTATTAATGAGAGCAGCTCAGCCTGCTCGGCACACCGGAGGTCCACGGGCTCGCTTCCCCCCGGTCCCTTCTCTTCCATCACTGGCCCCGGCCGCTGTTTGACTTTACTGGATAGTGGTCCTCCGTCCTTCACCGTGTCGCGGCGCTGGAGCGGGACATGTCACGCTAACGACAACACGTTACAAACAGTGACATGTTCGACACGCATCTGGCAGCCCATCGCTGAGGAGCCCGTGCTCTCTGTGCGgtgtccccccccaccccagcACGCGCGCCCCGCACGGGAGCCAAGTTAACTTTTCATATAATCAACACTAGCATGTGTTCCGCCGGCGATTCGAGCCCGTTCCTCCGTCCGCCGCTGAGTCGAGGCGCCTCGGCGCAGGCCTCCAGTAATGTATTTTAAGGCTCTTGCTTGTCTTCAGGGTGGGGAGCCGACTAGGGGCCCCTGGGGCTCCTTAAGGGGCTCCTGGGTaaatttaaagagacagtagCAGCGTCGACAATGCACACCCACCCGGGGgtgtggtgggggtgggggcaAACCGAGCAGCGGGCGCTAATGCTGATAAGCCGCTAATACTAATGCTGTTGTTCTCACAGAACCATGCGAGCAGGGGGGCGGCTTGGTTCGGCAGAGCAGCGGTTAATAAAACGAGGCGGGTCCGTTGGAAATCAGGGCCCCATGAGCTCAAGCTCATAATATTTTGTGCTGGGGATCCAGGGGGGGTCGGAGGCTccttcacttaaaaaaaaaaaaaaaaaaaaccctgtgtAGTCATTTCTTAAGCTATATTCAGATAAATTAAAAGAACTGCGTTATTATGCATAGCTGCAACTAACAGCTATCTTCATAATTGATTGGTTTACCCAGTATTtgctttaatattaatattaattgacattttcaaattgcttgCTTTGTCTGAACAATGgaccccctccacacacacacacacacacacacacacacacacacacacacacacacacacacacacacacacacacacacacacacacactattcagTTTGCTACAACGAAAGACCCAAAAAAGAAGCTTTGTTGCAATTTTGCATGAAAcatcgtttaaaaaaaaaaaaaaaaaaggttacgCTAATCAAATGTTACTAGTTGTAATATGATTATACTTAAATCAAAAACATCATTACTTTGTCAGGGTGTTCCTCTCTAAACACAGGCCCCTCTACAGCTGATTTATAGTAAAGATAAATGTGTCCAGACAGTActtgtgtttatataaatacatttgccagctttaattttaaatgtgcttttctgATGTTATTAACTGAAGTTAAAAATATAGTTATGTTGGTCATTGGAGCCCCTCTAACCCATctagaaataaaaaattaaaaagatttatgaagatatttagttttttttaaacttattttattcatcaaCCTAGGCTACTTCTTGTACAAGCCAACTCCTACCAGTACTACAAGtaatatttattcatcaaacgTGCCAATTAATGATGGTTAATTTGATGGTTATTCAAACCCAGGAATCGCACTGTGGCCCTATCTCTGATGGTTTTGCACATGAATTGAGGTCATCTGTAGAAAAAGCCAATCAATCAATGGACCTTTTTCCAGCTGCgccaaaactgaaaaaaaaggctCTACGTTATTGCGAGCTTTATGTAATCCCTTTGCATCATCATtatatgtcattttaattgGTTATTAAATGTGTGTCCTGTCCCAAAATGTAAGGTTTCACTAAATCTTGAAATGACTAATGAGGTTTGGCCTAATTAGCAGACTGACGTGGTGACTCGTGGACTCACGAGCCTATTAGCTCGTAGCCACAATTTTAGTCAAATAATTTCCCATAAACGTCACTTAATGGTTTTGAAACGGCGGGGGCGTATTGCTGTACTGTCTCTGCGTGTCCACGCCACGCAGTGAacgcactcacacacgcacacacactcacacaaatgcACGCAGAGCAGGCATCCAGGTCCCACATCCTGGTACTTTTTCAGCGTTGTCAAGGCAGCCTCAGAGAGCACGGCTGGCTAGGCGGAAAGTAGCTGCAGTGTCCTGGCAACGTATCTGTCCAAAAAAAACGTTCACAAAAACTGTCCCGGAAAGTTAGATGTAACTGAAAAGGTATCGggtatgcatgtttttttccttccacgCGTTTCCGACAGCAATGCGCGGGCTTTACTCGCTTCTTTTATGGCAGGCAGCAGACTCAGACAGGCGCCCGTCCGTGTGGACAACAGGGGAAGGATCTTGTCCATTGTGCCGCcgaagagagagacagcgggTTAGACTCGATTTACGCCCGAAATGTCGCAATTTACCCCGCAGCGTTTCGGTGTGTGGTGCTCACTGCGCTTTAGCGAGGTCGCCTGGCCGCGTTTTCAATCAAATAGTAgcagaataaagaataaaaatggcTCTCGACAGATATAATTTGTGATAGAAGGGGACaggtttaaagggacagtgtcaCTCCGCTTCCTTCCTGGTTCCTGTAGCTTAACGTGAAGCTACACATTTCTACATTCATGTATTCCGACGTGTTTATGTCACCAAAGATGCTGTTAGATTGCATATTTGATATGCATATGTTAAAATGCGACATTTAAATATTGAGCCAACTATAAGGTGTACTCTGTCTCACGTGGAGATCGTGTTGTGAGAGAGTAGATGGGCTCCTTAGTCCTAGTAGCCTACATATGCATTGTCTTTTGATTGGCATGTAATTCATGTGAACCAGGCTCTCTGGAAATGAGAACACCTGCATGAGCTCAAATGTGTTAGGAAAGAAAGAGTAGAAAGTTACAAAGTGAACTGAGTGTTTTCACAAATGGCTTTAACCAAACAATGTGAAAGCATTGCATTTGAGATGTTTCACATGTGATAAAACCAGAGTGGGCtacattttgtgaatttatCTCACATGATTTGCATGTGACATAAATCGGTGGGTTCATATGCTGTGTCTTACATTTCAATTGTGAAATCATTTGGCGTTATGTTGTGAGTTCATCCCAAACCCATGTGCTTAGGTTTGAATTCATGACTTCTGAAATATTATTCACGTTATTACATGTTAGATTGATACATATTTTACGTGCCAAATCTTTGATAGTCAACTGTGCCTTTTATCTAGtaaatgttacaaatgtttgtttatttttgcatttgaatgGTTTGTTGACATGTGTCAAAAACGGTTCCCTTCACAAGATATCTAATGCGATCCAGTAACACAGCTCTGCCACATATTCTATGTCACAAAGATGATAAAATACGGAGAGGTTCTGTTTATTATTAGTGTTGCTGTTGTACTAGACAGCATTTTATTCAAATGGCAAACAAAATCCTAAGCATTATAATCTTAGTACAGATTTCATGGCTGAgctattgtattgtattgatttGATTGTACAGGTACACCTAATAAAGGGGCCACTTGGGGTATTACATCTTCCCAGAGTGTCCTCAGAAGGCCgggattttcttttaaaagtcaCATGATATAAAGTGTTGTTGCTACAACCTGATAGAGTCTTGCCTCAGCTCGCCCTACTGTTACCAAGTTTATAACAAAGTAACACTTTCTTTCTGTTCCTCAGGACACCTGCATACCGATGTAATGTCCGAAATTTGGCAGCTGCTCAGCAGAGCCAAGCATCGTGTCGGAGGACACCATGTAAGGACACTACACTGACGGCATGAATTGAATCAGCGCGTCAAGGGAAGAGCCAACCAGCACTGTTGGATGAGAACTGATGGGCCGTCCAAGCTGGCGATGCCAACTGAAAAAGATAAAGGCGGTTCAAAGTCCCACCGCTACCGGCCGGCCTCAGAATACGACGATGCCACCCTCACCCAAAAGAGACAATACTGGAGAACCAAGAAACGAGAGCAGAGGGCCCGACTGACAGAGCGCAGAGGAAAGGGAACACCAGGCGGAAAGCTCCTACATCTGCATACCCCTGCAGTGGGGAATTCTACTTTATCCGGCTCGTTTGCTACTTTCGCTTCTCCTTTGCAGGTTAACGATGACTCATGCAAAACAGTCACCGTCTCTTCTGCATCACAAGTTGGAAATACAGTTGGGTGCAGCACAGTCAAAGCCACTGAAAATCCAAAGGAGAAGTGGCTCCATACAATGAAACTTGACAGGATCATGCCTCAGTTACCAGCGTTGTGTACCATCTCAGCCAAAGCTGCTAGGGGCAACCCGGGCACAGCGAGGGTTGCTGTGAGAGGGGCCGTTACCTCACCCACACCCGGTGGAACCCAGCTGAACACCCGTTCCTCAGTGCCTCCAGTCAGAGTGACCAGAACTATCAATGGCAGCTCCGCTGAAACAACGCCTCAGTCATGTGTGTCTATGCAGGGCGCATCAGTCCCAAAAATACAACATAGGGCACAAGTTGCTTTAGGCATTCGGCCCAAACTCCTACCAACCAATGTGACCACAGGCATGATTCTTGTGTCTTCGCCATGTGTCCCAGTGTCTGTTAAAACAGAGGACAGAACAGCGAACGCAGCACCTCAAAGTGGAACAAAGAGTGCCTTGGTCACCTTGCATAGGGCTAAAGGTGTTAGCAACTCCCATTCTTCCccggagacggaggaggagagagcagcCAGGCGCAGAGAGCAATGGCGGATCAAAAAGCGAGAGCAGAGGGCAAAGCTGGCAGCTCAGATAACTAAAGCCAGAGAAAGGACGCAGAGCCAGGGGTTGACGTTACAGAGGCAAACAGCACAAAAAACAGGACTTGTGGGAGGCAAGATTCTACAGCATCTTCCATCTCAGTCATTTTTGAGAGGATCAGGCCAGAGGCAGTGTCCTACTCAGGTCAAAACTTCATTTACATCTGCCAAAAGGGACAATGATGAACTGAAAAGTGTGGCAGGAAGTTTAGTTACCGTTAACCTGCAAGCAGATCAGATTAAGGTACAAAATCCACATGGGAATAGGACAACACAGAGAGGCTTCACATGTGGGGCTATTTCTGTTAGAAAGCCAGGGGAGCCGATGAGAAAGTTTCCAAGTTATGTACATCTTTCTAATGTTGCCCGAGGGATAGCACGATGTAAAACACCTAGACAGAGGTTCATCGATGCCCAGAAGAATTTCATGAATCAAAGAAACATAAGATGTAGATCCCCGTTTCTTGCTTCAGTCTTTGGTACCAGAAATATGCCCAAAATTGACCCCAAGGACACGCCTGAGCAGATAATAGCCAAACGGCGAGAGTACTGGCGGATTAAAAAGCGGGAACAGCGAGCTAGGTTGTCGATGGAAGTAAAGTCTCGGTTGAAGGAGAAGGACTCTCTGATGCGAAGGGTGAAACGTTACCAGTCGATcctggaggagatgaggagggcCAGAGCACTGGCCCAGTCAGCAGGGAGCAGACTCACCCACGCCTCTGAGACCATTGGCGGGTTCATCAAAGAGGATGGGACAGTGACCATTAACATCCCCCTGGTCCCTTCAGAtcacaacacagcagcacacaacagtgaagaagagtGTCATGTAGTTCCTAATAACACTCCCATCACAAAACCTCAGCACCAACCTTCTATTCAACTAAGCGGTATAACACCCATTCGTGTAACCCAGCCCCCTACTCCCCTCCGCCCAGCTCACGTGAAAGTCTCTTTTCCTCTTGCTGGACAGTCAGTCAACAATCCTCCAGGACTACTGCCAATCAGTCCATGGACTCAACTTGAAAGCACAACTGTTCCTAATCCACACATGTTAGCAATCCAAACTGTTAGTCAGCTCACACTCACTCATCCTCAGACCCCTCAAAAGGCCGTTTCTGGAGGATCAACAGCGGGGTCCAACCTCGGGGGCTGTGTCATGAAAATGGCCGTCTCAAGTGGTGCTCCATCACTGTCGGCGCTCTCTCTGGATCCAGagatgacagaggaggagaggatggtaAAGAAGAGGGAGTACTGGAGGATAAAGAAGCGAGAGCAGCGAGCAGCTCGTGCTGCTCGATTGAAGCAAGGCGTCTTACAGGCCAGGGCCTGTGCGACCTTACAGAGGAGGAGGGCCCAGAAGCAAGTAGCAGTCACCAGCGCACCACCAGGCAGAAGTCTTACTAACCATACAGGAAATGCACAATCTCTCCCCAACAACAGTGGGCCGGCTACGCCACATGCAAATGAGATAAAACAAGAGAGTGAGTCTATGCCAGAAGTTGACCTAAATTCTCAACCAGAACAAGCCATCTGTCCAGATTTCAAAGCCTCAAactccccaccaccacctctagGGCCTCATGCGGAGCCGGACCCAGCTCTGAATGCAGACAGCCAAGCTACCACTCTGCTAGCCGTAGCCTCTATGAAGAAACTCCTGGAAGAATCACTGAGCACAGTGACTGAGTGTAGCAGTGAGCAGACGGCTGTAAAAATGGAGTCAACAGAAGAGGCCTCAGAGCAAGAGATGGAAAATGTACCTCAGAATGAGTTGGCTCCTATTGCTGCTGACTTGACATTAGAGTTAAAAAGCTGGCAGCCGGATTGTGATGCCTTGGTACAAGCATGTTCACCAAGCCCTCATCTCTTGGACACACCGCAAAGTAGAGAGACACTTCCACCTCTCCCTACCTCCAGCGAGGTAGTCCTGCCTCCCACCTGCGAGCACTCATCCCAAACCCATTCGAACTTCATAGTAAATCCCTGCACTGAAGCTTCTTCACGCGGAGCCCAGAGGCTTCGCACCAAAAAAGCAGTCCATCAAAGCCCCTGTTCCCCAGAGCCGCCAAAGCTACATCACCTACCAATGGATCAACCACAACCACAGCCGCAACACTGTGAACAACAGTGTCAGGCACCGGAAGAATGCCAAAACAGCGACTCCCGATCAGAACAAGGATATCTCAGTGTGGTGACCGAGCGCAGCGGTCTGTTCAGCCTGCAGCAGAAGAGGGAGTACTGGAAGCTGATGAAGAGGCAGCAAAGGGCCAGGTTAAGGGCcaggcagaaagacagacacGGAGAATGCAGCAGTCGCCTTTTCCAGAGAAACATTCAGGTGATGTGACACATGTGAATAATGATCATTTAGTACCATCCACAACATGTAGATGCTCAAACATTGTGTTGTAGTGTTACAAATAGCCAATATTGTAACAAGTAGCTAATATTGAACTTAGACAAAGTGAAGTAGGGCGGGGGGGGCCACAATACTGAGGTTAAATTGCCAAATTTgagtttttcaacatttaatttTTGATAAGGGTGATTTCAGTATAACATTTTCAGCACATTTAAACAGTATCGTGTTCATAGGTccgattttcttttttcccaaaaAGGAAACCGGGAAATATCCGCATTCTTGTCAGTCACCTAGCAACAGTGATCTCAACCCTTTAACCACTGGAACACAAAACATTGAGAACTTGTTAATACAATGACGAGTCACAATTTCCATTTGACAGCAGCAAATGACTTTAACAATGGGCCACAGCTGAGACTCCTAggatgttttattgttgttgaaaGCTAACAATGTGCCAATCGGCCTTTATTAAAATGACACGGTAATCAATTGCAAACTTTACAGTAGTTACTAACCTTATAAGTCAGGCAATGGATTGTTTTTTAGCTGTGAGAAACAATTGTTTTATAGAAATTAGTGGAAGAGCGTTTAACGGCAATTTTGTCAAACTATGAATTGATATGAGCATGAACATTAAGTTCAGCCATGGTCACTGGAAAGTCTGTGCGTGACACCCCTTTATAAATGCGCTTCAGTTACCACCATCTCTCTGAATAGCT includes these proteins:
- the si:dkey-28a3.2 gene encoding uncharacterized protein si:dkey-28a3.2 codes for the protein MRTDGPSKLAMPTEKDKGGSKSHRYRPASEYDDATLTQKRQYWRTKKREQRARLTERRGKGTPGGKLLHLHTPAVGNSTLSGSFATFASPLQVNDDSCKTVTVSSASQVGNTVGCSTVKATENPKEKWLHTMKLDRIMPQLPALCTISAKAARGNPGTARVAVRGAVTSPTPGGTQLNTRSSVPPVRVTRTINGSSAETTPQSCVSMQGASVPKIQHRAQVALGIRPKLLPTNVTTGMILVSSPCVPVSVKTEDRTANAAPQSGTKSALVTLHRAKGVSNSHSSPETEEERAARRREQWRIKKREQRAKLAAQITKARERTQSQGLTLQRQTAQKTGLVGGKILQHLPSQSFLRGSGQRQCPTQVKTSFTSAKRDNDELKSVAGSLVTVNLQADQIKVQNPHGNRTTQRGFTCGAISVRKPGEPMRKFPSYVHLSNVARGIARCKTPRQRFIDAQKNFMNQRNIRCRSPFLASVFGTRNMPKIDPKDTPEQIIAKRREYWRIKKREQRARLSMEVKSRLKEKDSLMRRVKRYQSILEEMRRARALAQSAGSRLTHASETIGGFIKEDGTVTINIPLVPSDHNTAAHNSEEECHVVPNNTPITKPQHQPSIQLSGITPIRVTQPPTPLRPAHVKVSFPLAGQSVNNPPGLLPISPWTQLESTTVPNPHMLAIQTVSQLTLTHPQTPQKAVSGGSTAGSNLGGCVMKMAVSSGAPSLSALSLDPEMTEEERMVKKREYWRIKKREQRAARAARLKQGVLQARACATLQRRRAQKQVAVTSAPPGRSLTNHTGNAQSLPNNSGPATPHANEIKQESESMPEVDLNSQPEQAICPDFKASNSPPPPLGPHAEPDPALNADSQATTLLAVASMKKLLEESLSTVTECSSEQTAVKMESTEEASEQEMENVPQNELAPIAADLTLELKSWQPDCDALVQACSPSPHLLDTPQSRETLPPLPTSSEVVLPPTCEHSSQTHSNFIVNPCTEASSRGAQRLRTKKAVHQSPCSPEPPKLHHLPMDQPQPQPQHCEQQCQAPEECQNSDSRSEQGYLSVVTERSGLFSLQQKREYWKLMKRQQRARLRARQKDRHGECSSRLFQRNIQAPGLVMNTVKGVRPPGKPALKSRPSIAPLTAVTRIPSVLLVSPTTCTADQSPDTLQVKLPVTSVSCSSTSGQNHVNIGPSQNASDCQGAHENPQQAMPGSRKWVSRSTDLDPAPSLPTLKPPDNPLTSINLQPIEPPLTPNSTVSPIKIPCSPLRSPTRIIHTPTKPSSITSMVPPKPVPGESEEDFLRRKREYWRIKKKEQRARKAIRDKGISPRRASNNLRPILPAQDPQTQDSGPWVSSSEESEHLMSNSEDTDPGSYSFSSFTAPVEDETELLFADYENNNGEEGPVSDAVWRNHYLMDYDPLNQLLVCMVCGELQYSHSLEGVRAHIDEAHPDTLALEPGEQRQILEAWDEQVSQRERFFTSQLQQHSGALTEAHRN